A single Drosophila ananassae strain 14024-0371.13 chromosome 3L, ASM1763931v2, whole genome shotgun sequence DNA region contains:
- the LOC6496528 gene encoding uncharacterized protein LOC6496528: MSQAESETYLIKSILILKGKEEGAPTADGGGDEAARPKKRVTFNRVVEYYTYSENLTSWRRRLLPDTDLHHGLPQDQETCFAKEQKPNL, from the exons ATGTCTCAAGCGGAGTCAGAAACCTATTTGATAAAATCCATTCTTATTCTAAAGGGTAAGGAGGAGGGAGCACCAACAGCCGATGGAGGCGGAGATGAGGCTGCAAGGCCCAAGAAACGGGTGACCTTTAACCGGGTCGTGGAGTACTACACCTACTCGGAGAACCTGACCAGCTGGAGAAGACGGCTCTTGCCCGACACCGATTTG CACCACGGCCTGCCCCAGGACCAAGAGACTTGCTTCGCCAAAGAGCAGAAGCCAAATTTATGA
- the LOC6496529 gene encoding trypsin alpha-3 → MFLLQIAALLATLALGYGAAIPTGMEPQSPLGGRIVGGVAATIENHPWMVSVQTSGSHHCGGSIISNNIVVTAAHCLKSPITASGLRIRAGSSRRSSGGVLVQVAAFKAHEGYNSATEVNDIAVLRLRTSLTFGSTIKAIPLATVSPANGAAASVTGWGKIGYNSYSSTSTLHYIDTRIVSRSQCASSSYSYGSRIKESMICAAMANKDSCNGDSGGPLVSGGQLVGVVSWGVECALANYPGVYANVAELRAWILQAQKTV, encoded by the coding sequence ATGTTCCTCCTCCAGATAGCTGCTCTGCTGGCCACCCTGGCCCTGGGATATGGCGCCGCGATACCCACCGGCATGGAGCCACAATCGCCTCTGGGGGGCAGGATAGTAGGAGGAGTAGCAGCCACAATTGAGAACCATCCGTGGATGGTTTCCGTGCAGACATCGGGATCTCACCACTGTGGCGGCAGCATCATCAGCAACAACATCGTGGTGACCGCCGCCCACTGCCTCAAGTCTCCGATCACAGCGTCCGGGCTCCGGATTAGGGCTGGCTCCAGTCGACGTTCGTCCGGAGGAGTTCTCGTCCAGGTGGCGGCCTTCAAGGCGCACGAGGGCTACAACTCGGCGACGGAGGTGAACGACATTGCAGTCCTGCGCCTGCGGACGTCCCTGACCTTCGGCTCCACCATCAAGGCCATTCCGTTGGCCACCGTCAGTCCCGCCAATGGAGCAGCTGCCTCAGTTACGGGCTGGGGCAAGATCGGCTACAACAGCTACAGCTCCACCTCGACACTGCACTACATCGACACCCGGATAGTGTCACGCTCGCAGTGCGCCAGCTCCTCCTACAGCTACGGATCGAGGATCAAGGAGAGCATGATCTGCGCGGCGATGGCCAACAAGGACTCCTGCAATGGCGACTCTGGCGGGCCACTGGTATCTGGTGGCCAGCTGGTGGGAGTCGTCTCCTGGGGAGTGGAATGTGCCCTGGCCAACTACCCAGGCGTGTACGCCAATGTGGCCGAGCTGCGGGCTTGGATACTCCAGGCCCAGAAGACTGTCTAG